The genomic window CTGTTTTTTCGGGTTTCCCTACATAATTGTAGAGGTAGGCGATATGATGGCTCGGCTCATTTCCCTGGGCATATTGCCCAATTAGTCCGGTGATGTCTACCTGTTCCCGGCCGGTGGTCTTATCGGGAGCGGCAAAAATAGCATCGATAAACTGTTCGAATTTTTCCTTTCCGCCATGTGCGGCAATCAGTCCCGGGATATCCTGCTGAACAGAATAGGAATAATGCCAGGAATTTCCTTCCGTGTAATTGTTATTCACTTCTCTCGGCTCAAAAGGCTCGTACCAGTTCCCGTTTTTTCTAGGCTGCATAAATCCGTTCTTAGGATTGTAAAGGTTTTTCCAGTTCTGGGAACGTTTCATAAAATACTGATAATCTTCTTTCTTTCCTAAAATTTTGGCCATCTGGGCGATGCACCAGTCGTCATATGCATATTCTACGGTTTTGGATACGCTTTCGTGCTCATCATCAATGCTGATGAAATTGTTTTGCTTGTAAGCATTCAACCCGAAAATATCCAGCATTGCCGAATGTTTGGAGGCTTCAAAGGCTTTTTCATAATCAAATCCTGTGATTCCTTTGGTCATCGCATCGGCGATTACAGAAACCGAATGGTAACCGATCATGCATTCCGTTTCGTTGGAAGCGAGTTCCCAAACCGGAAGCTTTCCGCCCTGCTCGTATTGTTTGATAAAAGTATTGATGAAATCTGCCGTTCTTTTGCGGTCGATTAACGTCATTAAAGGATGGGCACCTCTGAAAGTGTCCCAAAGCGAGAATACCGAATAATAATCGAATCCTCTGGCCATATAAAATTTGTTGTCTCGGCCCCTATATTTTCCGTCCACATCCATATTGATGTTCGGCTGGGTGAAAACGTGATACATTGCCGTGTAAAAAACAGTCAGCTTATCTTTGTTGGACGATTTCACTTCGATTTTAGACAGTTCCTGATCCCAGTCGGCCACAGCCTGTCTTCTTATGGTTTCAAAATCATTCGATTTTCCTTCAGCCAGCATATTTTTTCCGGCTCCTTCATAGCCTGTTGGGGAAATGGAAACTTTTACAGCGATCTTTTCTCCTTTTTTAACTTTGGAAGAAAATGCCAGTGCCAGTTGTGTTCCGGTAAAAAGATTGTTCTCATTCTTTCCGTTTACTGTTTTTTTTGAAATTTTCATCGGCTTGGAAAACTCAATTCTGGCATAGATATACTGATTGGTCGCCCAGGCTTCACTTCTGCGGAAAACTTCAATGGTTTTGCTGTCAATGATCTTTACTTCGCCTTCCAGCAATTTATCTCTGTGATTTAAATCTAAAATAATATTCGCATCTCCGGCATTGTTGAAGGTGTACTCATGGTAACCGACTCTTTTAGTCGTGGTTAAACGCACATCAATATTATGCTTATCCAATTTTACCGAATAAAATCCGGCCGTTGCTTTTTCATTTTTATGCGAAAATGATGATGAATATTCTTTGGGAGTCAGTCCAGGTTTCCCCATCGTCGGCATTAGCATGATATCGCCGTAGTCCGAAACACCCGTTCCGTTCAGATGGGTATGGGAAAATCCGTAGATCACGGAATCGGAGTAGTGGTAGCCGCTGCAGCCATCCCAGCTTCCGTCGATTCTTGTATCGGGAGAAAGCTGTACCATCCCGAAAGGTACGATGGCTCCCGGAAACGTATGCCCGTGGCCGCCTGTCCCGATAAATGGATTCACATATTGCGAATAATGCTGCGAAAACAGATTATGAGCAATAATCCCAAGAAGAATGATAAATAATCTTTTCATAGATAAAAATTAAAATTCCCCTAAAGTACTATAAAATTCGTTTTCACAAAAGAAAATATCTATCAGTCCTTTTACTTATTCTAAATAGCTAAAAATTACGTAAATTTGTAAACAATTTATTTAGTTTATGTTGACGAAAGAAAAGGTTCAGGATTTCCTTAAGGAAATAGAAGTTGATGATTTGGTGAACAACCTGCAGATCATGGGCGCTGATGTATATATAGACATGACGGCACACTCTCCGGCCATGCACGAAAAGAAAAAACTGGAGGCAGCCATGAAACAGGCGTTTGCCAGCGAATTTGGGGAAGAAGTGAATCTTAAATTAAAGATCGTCTCTCCGGAGCCGAGCGAAATTCAGCAAAGTCAGATCAAAGGGAAGCAGATTCCCGGGATTCAGAATATCATCGCCATCGCTTCCGGAAAAGGAGGAGTTGGAAAGTCTACTGTTTCTGCCAATATGGCGGTGACATTAGCAAAAATGGGCTTTAAGGTAGGATTGTTGGATGCCGATATTTATGGGCCGTCTGTTCCAACCATGTTCGATACGGAAGGCGAAAAGCCAATTTCTGTAGAGGTAAACGGTAAAAGCTTAATGAAGCCTGTTGAAAATTACGGTGTTAAAATGCTTTCAATAGGATATTTCTCTGGAGCCAACCAGGCGGTGGTGTGGAGAGGCCCAATGGCATCAAAAGCACTGAACCAGATGATCCGTGATGCGGCATGGGGTGAGCTTGATTTCTTACTGATTGACCTTCCTCCGGGAACGGGAGATATCCACCTGTCCATTATCCAGGAAGTTCCGGTAACGGGAGCGGTTATTGTAAGTACGCCTCAGCATGTAGCATTGGCAGACGTAAGAAAAGGGATTGCAATGTTCCAGATGGAAAGCATTAATATTCCGGTACTTGGATTAATTGAGAATATGGCCTATTTCACGCCGGAAGAACTGCCGGACAATAAATATTATATCTTCGGACAGCAGGGAGCACAATATCTGGCAGACGATCTTGGGATCCCGGTACTGGGTGAAATTCCACTGATCCAGAGCATCCGCGAAGCAGGTGATGTCGGAAGGCCGGCTGCTTTACAGGAAAATTCTACAATTGCAGAGATCTATACCGAAACTGCCCGTAAAATGGTAGAAAGCCTGGTGGAAAGAAATAAAAACCTTCCTCCTACGGAAGCCGTAAAAATTACAACAATGGCAGGATGCTCGCCGAAAGCGAAATAAGATATTCCTGCATCTGAAAACCAATTGAACTGAAAAATATGGAAACAAATATAGCACACGAAGATACCGTAACAAGAGTAATGGAAGCCCTGGAAAGCATCAGGCCTTTCCTCAATAAAGACGGAGGAGATATCGAGCTTATCGATGTAAAGGATAACCTGGTGTATGTAAAGCTTTTGGGAAACTGTTCGGGATGTTCCCTGAATTTTTCGACCCTGAAACTTGGGGTGGAAAATACGATCAAACAGCACGCGCCTGAGATCGAAAGAGTAGTAAGCGTAGAGTAGAACTCTGAAAAATATAAAAAAGACAGATCATAACGATCTGTCTTTTTTGTTTGCTTCAAAAAGTATTATATTACCTTAAAGAATTTTAAGGATTAAACAACCGGGCTCACTCCTCCGTCAATCAGATAATTGGATCCTGTGATGTAATCTGCTTCGGAGGAGACAAGAAATCCCACAAGGTTTGCAATTTCTTCAGGTTCAGCCATTCTGCCCAGCGGAATTTCTCCCACTCTGCTCATAAGCGTTTTGAAAGCTTCATCGGTTGAAATATTCGATGATTTGGCGATGTTTTCGATAAATTCGTTCATCAAAGGCGTTTTTACGACTCCCGGAGAAACAGCATTGACGCGGATTCCTTTCGGGCCGACTTCGCGTGACAATGCTTTGGTGTATGCATTCAGCGCGGCTTTAGCGGCGGAATACGTCATGGTCATCTCCCAGAGCGGCTGTTGGGCGGCATAAGTGGAAATATTGATGATAACCCCGCTTTTCTTTTCGATCATCGTAGGCAGCAACGCCTTGTTTACACGGACCGCCGACATTAAATTCAGCTGGAAATCGTTATTCCAATGTTCATCTGTAAGGGTGCTGAAGCTTCCGCCTTCACTGAGGTTGGCACCTGCATTATTTACGATAATATCAATTCCGCCGAATTTTTCCAGAATTTCTTTGGCCATTATTTCGGCACTTCCGGGTTGGGCAAGATCTGCCTGAATAAAATAATATTCTTCCGGATTTTCTTTCGGCGGAGTTCTGGCCACTACAATAATTGTTGCCCCGGCAGTGTTAAGCTTGTCGGCGATTGCCTTTCCTATACCTTTTGTGCCTCCTGTTACAAGGGCGGTTTTTCCGTTTAATTGGATCATAATTTTTGTTTTAAGTTATTTTTTATTTTGAAACGATCGTTTTAAAATTGGGTAAAAAATTTTATCTTTTTAATTGGCGGATTACAAAATCGGCCATGTCCGTAATTTTCCGGCTGTCCTGATGCAACACAAATGAATTGTACCAGCCGATCAATACACTGCCCAAATGGTCTGCAATAATACCGGCATCTTCATCAGTGGATATTTCTCCTGCATTCTGGGCTTTTTCTATTAAATTTTGCAGGAATTGATGGTTAAAATGATCATAGGCATTTACGGCTGCCTGAATTTCCGGATTTTCACCTTCGGTTTCGAACGTTGCTTTTATGCAGAGGCAGCTGCTGGGCTCGGTAGTGATAATGTGTGCTGCATCCCGGATGAAATTTTCCAATGCCTCTATTGGTGAGCCATACTCTTTATACCGCTCTTCCGTTGCCCGGATCCGCATATCGGTGTAATTTTTAATACATCTGATAAACAGCTTCTGCTTGTCCCCAATTGTATTGTAAAGACTGCTGCTGTTGATCTGCATCGCATCGGTCAGGTCACGCATAGAAGTTGAGGCATAACCTTTCTTCCAGAAAACTTCCATCGCTTTCTGAATTGCCTGCTCTTCATCAAATTCTAATAATCTTGCCATGATGGTACAAAGGTATATATTATTTTGAAATGATTGTTTTAAAATTGAAAAAAATTTCTTCGAAGAAAAAAATAGAGGTTGTTCTCCAATGTATTTTCGACTCCAACTTTTACTTTTAATTAAATCCTTTTTCTAAATCTGAATGGTGTAAGCTACTACTATATCAATTTATAACTTAAGGATGTACGTAAACTATATTTATTAGAGAAAAATCAATTTTAATAATATATTGTGGTATATTGAAGTATATTAAGATCAAAAAAATGCGATCAATTACGGGAAAGACAGGTCTATACTTGATTGTGTGGATGAGCACCTTACTTATTAAACCACAAATTATACCTGTAATTTCTAACAATGGTAGATTTTTCATCTTTATTTTTGCATTTTTTAACAAAAGCTCAGAAAAAATTAGGAAATTTTCATAGTAATAATTCTACGTTCAGATGAGTGTTTTATGTATTATTTTTGCTGAAATTTTTTTGCAACGCTTTATACAAAGGCTTTTTGTAATATAATTTTTTGTTTCATTTTTTTGCTGAGTATTTCCTGCCAATTGCTAAAATAAGAAACAGGAAATTCTGAAAGTTCTGAGGTCGATACGCTGTACAAAATACCGCATCCTTTTCAAACAGATAAAAATTGTAATGAATAATATGGTATTTGGTCTGCTACTTGTTATGCAATTGTAAATTAATTCAAAAAATGATTTCCTACATAGCGGGAGATCATTTTACGGAATATCTTGTCAAAAAAACTAGACTATGAAAAATATACTCATTGCTGACGGTCATTATGTTGTAAGAACAGGTACTGCTCTTGTCATCAAAAGCAAACTTCAGTATCCCTGCGATATTGATTTTGCAGAAACATATACCGAGACAAAAGAAAAAGTTTCCAAAAAAACATACGACCTGCTTATTATTGATATTGATATACCGCAAAGTATTTTCAAGGCTATGATTAAAGATTTAAAAAGAAAGCAGAAACAGCTTAAAATCCTGATCTTTTCAACATATGACGAAAATGTCGGCATACAGTATATTGAAGAAGGGGCTGCCGGCTATCTGAATAAAGGCGCTTCGGAAGCTGAAATTCTCACGGCAATAACTTCCGTTTTCGAGGAAGGATATTTTTATACATTTAACATGATGAAAAAGCTGGTAACTCAGTCTGCAGACAGCCACTCTGTTGACAGGCTTTCCAAAAGGGAGTTTCAGATCTTTAAGCTTTTGGCGGAAGGCAACGGGAATATTGAAATTTCCAACAGCCTGAATCTGAAAATGTCAACCATCAGTACATACAAAAAGAAAATCTTCGAGAAACTTCAGGTAAAAAATATAGTGGATCTTGTGAGGATTTACGATGATATGCATTAAAAATAACCCGGTAAATTACATTAGATCTTTATTTAAATTTTTAATAATTTCTTTAATAACAACGAATACTTCCGTAGATCTTTCCCGGATGATCAGTTTATTCTTTTTGTTTTTGATCAGCTCTGTGAAATGATTGTCTTCCGTATTAATGTCCACTATATAAGCACCGTATTTCAAAGCGGTTTCAGCAATGGCCAGTGGTAGATTCGTTGCTCCGGAAGTCCCGGCAATAAAGAGGACACCGCTATTTTTAGCAACTTTTAAAGCGCTGAACTTCTTATTCGTCTTTTCATCATAATATTCATCGAACCATAGGATATTCGGCCGCATCCAATGTCCGCAGTCCGGGCAGGTAAGCAGTTCGATCTCTCTTTCCGTAAGGTCTTCGTCAATATTTTTTCCTTTGACCTCTTCCGGGAGGCCGATAATCCCTTTACAGCCGTTGGAACATTTAATTTCCCGGTTGTTTCCGTGAATTTCGTACAGTCTTGTACTTCCTGCCCGGCGGTGAAGGTTATCAATGTTCTGGGTAACGAGATGAAACCTGTCTTTCAGCATACCCTCAATTTCCGCGAGTTCAAAATGGCTTTCATTGGGAGCCGCATTTTCGAACATTTTCTTTCTGAACAAGGCGTATTGCCAAACTTCCTCAGGATGCTGCCTGAAATACCGCAGCGTCCCGAATTCCTCAGGCTTATGAAATTGAGTTCCCTTCACCCAGATGCCGTCGATCCCCCGGTAAGTCGGGATTCCGCTGTCTGAGGAAATTCCTGCGCCGGTTAAAAAAGTGAAAAGATTCCGTTTTTCTTTACGGTAAACCTGGTGGATAATTTCTTCTAGCTGCTGTTTCATGGTCTTTAAAAAGTAAAACTAATTAAATTTTAATTAATAAAAAAAGCCCCGGAAAACCGGGACTTCATTTAATCAACTAAATAATATATTCTACTTTACAATGACTCTTTTCACATAGCCTTCCGAAGTCTTTACCAGATATACACCGGCAGAAAGTTTCGAAGTCTCGATTGTTAAAGCATTTTTCTCCTTGTTTATTAATTTTCCGGACATATCGTACAATTCGTAATCCTGCGCTCTGTTAAAATACAGCGTATTTCCTCTCGCAACCGGATTTGGGAAAATATTGAACGTTGCTTTTTCAGCTTTCACATCGCCGGTGCCCAGGGTGGCAGCACCCGTCACCTCATACATCGATAAGGTTCCGCTGATTTCATTGGCTACGATGACATATCCTTTTCCGGTAGTGGTATTGCCCGGAGCGATGTAGGTGATGCCTTCCGGCCCGTTATCACCTCCATAAGCCGAAGTCATACGAGAATGTTTATAATCGGTAAATGTCGGATTGTTCGGATCGGTAATGTTGTATACCATCACGCCGCCGGTTCTTTCCAGGGTAATAAAAGCATAGGTCTGTCCGTTAATATTGCCCAATGCCACACCTTCCGGTTCAGGTCCTTTTGCACGGCTTCTGCTCTTCACGGTATTCGATTCGTTATCGGCATTGAAGATCAGCGGGTGATTGGCGGCAATATAACGCTCGAAACGGTCTCCGCTGTCATAAACGATCTGCCGGGTATCGGCATTGAAAATAGAAAACGAACGGGCTCCCAGTGCTGCCATTTCTTCAAAATCGGCATTGCTGTCCGTATTTCCGGTAGCATTCGAAACCCTGAATCTTCCCAGGTTATACGATGCTTTCAAAACCGACGCCTGAGGAAACACTGCCGGATCTAATGTATAGGCATTGGCGCCAACCGTCGTTCTTTCGCTGAAACCGGAAAGGTCTTTTTCATCTCCTTCATTTGCCGTTACGATATAATTGGTATTCCCGACTTTATAATTCTGTACGGCATCCGGTGTGTAATATGCTTTTACCGGCCAGTTGGCAATTAATATTTCTCCGTTGTTGTCTGATGCGTCAAAGCCGTTTCCGGGAATGCTCATGTCTTTTTTGCCTAAGCCCCAGATTCCGGTGATGGTTTTTGAAGCTAGATTTACTTCGGCAACGGCATTGTTTTCCTGTAAGGTCACCCAGGCTTTCTGGCTGTCTGAGCTTATTGTGATGTATTCCGGCTCAAGATCCTGGGAAAGGGTATTGTTGGTTCTTACTTTTCTCAAACCCGTTGCTGCCAGCGCGGCTACCTGCGAGTCAAAAGCGTTGAAGTTCAGCGTAGTTACATTGCTCTGTGTAAGATTGGCAATTCCGCCTGAAATATCGATAATACTGATGGTTCCTTCAGGATCCACGGTATAGGCATCATTTGGCTCGCCTTCGTTTGCGGTCATTACTTTGGTTCCGTCCGGCGAAAATGTTATCATATCCGGAAGTGCTCCTACCGTTACCTGCTTCAGGAAGTTTCCGTTGATATCAAAGAAAACCACTGATCCGTTTTGCTGCGGATTGGTATTCGGAGACGCGGCGGCAATAATTCCGTTTTTCACGGCAATACTGGTAATACCGCCGTATGGTGCCATATTGATGGTATTTACAACCGACGGCTGATTTGGGTTGCTGAAATTAATAATATCAAAAACATCTGTAATCGAACTGATGGTGAATAACCTTTGCGTAGCAGGATCATGAACGACAATTTCCGTGGAGCTGGTGTTGGTTCCCGAGGGATCAAAACTTCCGATGTAGTTCAGGGAAATCTGCTGGGTGGGAATCGGTGACGGCTTATCGTTATCTACAATATAAACCGTTGCATTGCTATCGCCCGAAATCGTTGCACCGACAGGGTTTTCAAGGCTTACCACAAAATATTCTGCCTGCTGTTCTTCTGCGGTATCGTCAATAATCGGGATATTTACCGTGTAGCTTGTTGTGGAAGGGGTAAGGGTGATGGTCTGATTGGCCAGTGTGAAATCATTGCTGTCCGCCGTACTGAATGGAGCCGGCTTTATGACCAAATTAACCGTTGCATTGGAAGGATTGGAAATATTTAATTTAAAAGCCAGGTTTCCTGAATTTTCATTGACTTTAATAAAATTTTTATCTAAAGAAACCGATGTTCCTGCTGTTGTAAAAATAGAAGAAGTGGTTGCTGTTACTGCATTGTCGCTGGTATCTTCCACCATATTCGGCTTTAAGGCCAGGTAATACGTCTGGTTAGGAACCAATCCGGAAGTGGGGATGACCGTAATTTTATTGTTGGCGAAAGTCGTAGTGAAGGGAATTTGGGAACCTGTAGCATTTCCAAGACGGAAATCCACAAGCATTTGTGCATTAGAATCGTTGATAGCCGAATTGTCCGTTAACCGTACGTTTTCATTAAAGGTAAGGGTAGGGTTTACCGTCGTAGAAGCATTATTTGTGTTATTTGAAGGAAGGTAAGTTACGGTTGGGGGAGTGGTGTCCGCAGCAGTGGCAGGAGTGGCATCTACTGTAAAATTATCAAAACGGTTGTTGCCTACGGTTCCGCCGCTGCCTGCCGCAAATTCAACTTTTAATTTGAAATTCGGATTGTTGGAAACACCCGGCACCGCTGAAAAATCAAAGGTAACCAGCTGCGGATCTGCATCCAGAGGAGAAACGGTTTGATAGGTGGTAAACGTAGTTCCGTCCGTCGAATATTTCCAGGTCTGAGTGCCTGCTCCCGATCCGGATCTTCTTGTGGTAAATTTTACCACCACATTATTGAACCCCGTCGTCGGTAAATTAAACTGCAGGCTCCCGTTGATCGGGTTATTGTATCGCAAGTGGCTTCCGGCAGCATCTCCGTTTCTGGCATTGAGATTCTGAACACTGAAGTTCTGGCCTGTTCCTCCGGCAAAATCGATATCGGTACTTCCATTGGCTACTGCTGTCATCGATCCGCTGACGGCAGTATAGGTTGGCGTTGTAATGGCTGCTGAAGAAGCATTATTGTTAAAATTCCAGTAATGGATAAGGGAAGTCTGTGCGGAAACCGCTCCCTGAAGGAAAAATGCGGCGATCACAGAACTTTTCAACAAGTAGTTGTTAATCATTTTTTACTTACTTTAAATTTATGCAAAAATGAAGTTTCTGTTTTGCAAACATTTTAAGCAAATTTTAATAAATGATTAATAAAAAGATATTCCGAAAAGGATTCAGGGTGAAAAAGATACAGGAATCCACAAAAAAGATAAACCGTCATCCCGGATAACGATGGAAGCGTTCAGTTTTGGTAAAGCTTATTCTATTTGGAAACCTGACCTGAAAAATGTAAATTTTTTCCCGTTAATTTATTATTTCCTTCCAAAGGATGTTTCTGCATATAGAAAAACCCTGAAATAGCAGTCAGGACCAATAAAATGAAAGCAACCAAAAAAATTCTCTTTAACATTTCTTTCATATCGCTAAATTTTTAATGTCCTTGATTTCTAATGTTGAGGTTGGGTATCCTTTCAGCACTGCATTGATCATTGCAATACCCACTTCCTGTAAAGTTAATGATTTTGAAGGGAATACAACAGGAAAAATCCAAATAAATGGTTTAAAGAACCATTTTACATTTTCCTGGCCTTCAAACGGTTTCATAAATCCCGGCCGGAAATTGTAAGCGGCCCTGAAACCCAACTTCCTGAGCGCGTTTTCTGTCCTTCCTTTTACCCGGGCCCACATCATTTTCCCGCTCTCGGTTTTATCTGTATATAATCCGGAAACATAGTTGAAAACCATATCCTGGTTCTGGCTGAGCACCGCTTTTGCGAAGTGCAGCGTCATATCGTAAGTGATTTTGGTGTAGTCTTCTTCACTCATTCCTGCGCTGCTGATTCCCGCACAGAAAAAAACGGCATCATATCCTTTGAAATTTTCGTCATTCGGATCGATCTTCAGAAAATCGGAAACTATATATTCTTTCAGCTTGGCGTGCTTCTTTCCGGAGGGCTTCCGGCTCACACTTAAAATTTCGGAAATGTTCGGATTTTCAAGACATTCCATCAAAACGCCTTCCCCTACCATTCCTGTTGCTCCTGTTAGAATTATTTTAATTGAGTTCATTTATATGCTTATTACTAATAGTGACGTTTGACTTTTGTTTTTACTTTATGTGGTATCAAAAATTATACAAATTTGTAGAAGGGTGAAGGGTGAATGGTCAATTTCTTAGAGTCAATTTCAATAGTCAATGAGTGAATAATCAATTTCTTTTCAGTAAAATGTTCTGCTTCTGTTTTGGTGATCTCAATATCATATCAGCGAACAGCATGGAAAGATTCGGGCTTAGATTCCTAAAGGAATGACAATCTCTGTGCTTTGAAAAACCGGTAGCATATCAAACATTCACTACTATTCACCACGAAGTAAATTCACCATTCACAGCACCCGTTTATCCAAAAGAAAACCGGCCGATAACAATTCGGCCGGTTTAATTTATGTTTAAGCAATTACTTCTTATCCTGCAGCTTGCTGTAAATATTATGGATCAGCCCGTCTGCAACGGAGATTTTAGGTACAAAAATCCTGTTGATCTCCGACCACGACATCACGTTGTTGAAAACCTTCAGGGCATGCACCAACACGTCAGCCCGGTCTTCGCGGAGGTTGTATTTGGTCATCCTTTCATCAACCGTAAGATCATTGAATTCTTTATGTACTTTTTTAAGATGGGAAAGAGACATCGGTTTGCCGTCTTTGGTCTTGCTCATGGAGAATACTTTATTGATGTTCCCACCGGAGCCAATGGCCACGATCGGCTTTTTGCTGTTGATATTCTTCCGGATCTCTTCTTTCATATCTTTCCAATTGTCCGGCGTTACTAGGTTGTTCAGCAAACGGATGGTTCCGATATTGAATGACTTTTCATAGATCATCTTTCCGTTTTCATAGAAGGTAAGCTCGGTGGAACCGCCGCCCACATCAATATAAAGATAGGCAAATTCATTATCCAGTCCTTCTGCTATGTGGTTTTCAAAAACCAACCCGGCTTCTTCATCTCCGGAGATGATTTCGATATTGATTCCCGAAGTTGTTTGTACTTCACTAATGATTTCCTGGCCGTTAGCAGCATCCCGCATAGCACTCGTGGCACACGCCCGGTAATGTTCCACTTTATAGATCTTCATCAGGTCGCTGAAAATTTTCATGGAATCAATGACCATTTTTTCCCGTTCTTCCCCGATTTTCCCGAGTGTGAAGACATCCATCCCCAAACGTAAAGGGATTCTCAACAGGTTAAGCTTAATGAATTCCGGCTTTTTGTTATTGATTTTTACTTCATTGATCAACAGTCGGGCTGCATTACTTCCTATATCTATGGCTGCAATCTTCATTCTTTATT from Chryseobacterium sp. SORGH_AS_0447 includes these protein-coding regions:
- a CDS encoding exopolyphosphatase; translated protein: MKIAAIDIGSNAARLLINEVKINNKKPEFIKLNLLRIPLRLGMDVFTLGKIGEEREKMVIDSMKIFSDLMKIYKVEHYRACATSAMRDAANGQEIISEVQTTSGINIEIISGDEEAGLVFENHIAEGLDNEFAYLYIDVGGGSTELTFYENGKMIYEKSFNIGTIRLLNNLVTPDNWKDMKEEIRKNINSKKPIVAIGSGGNINKVFSMSKTKDGKPMSLSHLKKVHKEFNDLTVDERMTKYNLREDRADVLVHALKVFNNVMSWSEINRIFVPKISVADGLIHNIYSKLQDKK
- a CDS encoding choice-of-anchor I family protein; translated protein: MINNYLLKSSVIAAFFLQGAVSAQTSLIHYWNFNNNASSAAITTPTYTAVSGSMTAVANGSTDIDFAGGTGQNFSVQNLNARNGDAAGSHLRYNNPINGSLQFNLPTTGFNNVVVKFTTRRSGSGAGTQTWKYSTDGTTFTTYQTVSPLDADPQLVTFDFSAVPGVSNNPNFKLKVEFAAGSGGTVGNNRFDNFTVDATPATAADTTPPTVTYLPSNNTNNASTTVNPTLTFNENVRLTDNSAINDSNAQMLVDFRLGNATGSQIPFTTTFANNKITVIPTSGLVPNQTYYLALKPNMVEDTSDNAVTATTSSIFTTAGTSVSLDKNFIKVNENSGNLAFKLNISNPSNATVNLVIKPAPFSTADSNDFTLANQTITLTPSTTSYTVNIPIIDDTAEEQQAEYFVVSLENPVGATISGDSNATVYIVDNDKPSPIPTQQISLNYIGSFDPSGTNTSSTEIVVHDPATQRLFTISSITDVFDIINFSNPNQPSVVNTINMAPYGGITSIAVKNGIIAAASPNTNPQQNGSVVFFDINGNFLKQVTVGALPDMITFSPDGTKVMTANEGEPNDAYTVDPEGTISIIDISGGIANLTQSNVTTLNFNAFDSQVAALAATGLRKVRTNNTLSQDLEPEYITISSDSQKAWVTLQENNAVAEVNLASKTITGIWGLGKKDMSIPGNGFDASDNNGEILIANWPVKAYYTPDAVQNYKVGNTNYIVTANEGDEKDLSGFSERTTVGANAYTLDPAVFPQASVLKASYNLGRFRVSNATGNTDSNADFEEMAALGARSFSIFNADTRQIVYDSGDRFERYIAANHPLIFNADNESNTVKSRSRAKGPEPEGVALGNINGQTYAFITLERTGGVMVYNITDPNNPTFTDYKHSRMTSAYGGDNGPEGITYIAPGNTTTGKGYVIVANEISGTLSMYEVTGAATLGTGDVKAEKATFNIFPNPVARGNTLYFNRAQDYELYDMSGKLINKEKNALTIETSKLSAGVYLVKTSEGYVKRVIVK
- a CDS encoding NAD-dependent epimerase/dehydratase family protein; this translates as MNSIKIILTGATGMVGEGVLMECLENPNISEILSVSRKPSGKKHAKLKEYIVSDFLKIDPNDENFKGYDAVFFCAGISSAGMSEEDYTKITYDMTLHFAKAVLSQNQDMVFNYVSGLYTDKTESGKMMWARVKGRTENALRKLGFRAAYNFRPGFMKPFEGQENVKWFFKPFIWIFPVVFPSKSLTLQEVGIAMINAVLKGYPTSTLEIKDIKNLAI